A window of Adhaeribacter arboris genomic DNA:
GTATTTGTCTCTAATTGCTCTTGTTGGTCACTTATTCGGCTATCAGGAAATTCCATTACACTTATTTCAATCTGGTTTCACCTTTTTAGCTATTTATTCCTTTTATCGAATAGCTAAAATTACTACTCCTGATTCTGCTTTACTTGTTACTTCCTTTTTTGTTCTAAATCCTGCTTTTCTTATTAATCAGAATTTGATGGTGGATTTACCATTGGTAAGTTTAATTCTTTGCTTTGTCTATTTGCTATTAAAACCAAATATTCAATCAGAATGGACCCGCTATTTGGGAGCTGCCTTTGTGTTTAGCCTGGCAATTTTTATTAAATATTCTGCTCTTCCTTTCCTTATTATCTTAATTGTTCATCCACTTTTATTAAGGAAAAGTAAATATGTCGTAACTGCTGCTATTCCAATTCTTTCACTTACCGCCTGGTCGGCATGGAACGTGCACGAATTTGGCGCTCTTCACCTAAACCGACCGATCTATTCCTTCACTTTCTTACGTAGTTTTCTACAAACTACGGCTTTACTACTTGCTTTAGGCGCTATTATGCCTTTTACGATTATTTATGGGGAAGCTTTCCTCAATAAATACCGACGTGCCTTTTTGTTTCTGATTTATAGTGGAGTTGGCTTATTCATAACAACTATCCTGTTTACTTATCTGGATTTATTAGGGGAGAATAATGCTAGAAGAATTTTATGGGTCTTATTTTTTACGAATGGTTTTTCGTTCTTGTATTTTATTTGGGATTCGTGCTCCTTTACCAATTTTCTTCTCAAAAACCCGTACAAGGCAAATCCTGCTCAGGTTATTTTGTATCTATGGGTTATTAGTGGTAGCACTTTTATTATTTTATTTGCTCCTGCTATTGCTACCCGGCATATTCTTCTGGTACTAGCACCCCTTATTTTACTCGCAACGCCTTTATTAACTTATTCTACCACCAAATTTAAAATAGCAGCACTAGTTTTTTCAGGTTCGCTAAGTTTATTTTTAGGAATTTCGGATTGGCTAATGGCGGATATATACCGAACTCAGGCCAATGAACTAAAAAGCAAAATTTCACCCAAAGCTATTACCTGGACGGTAGGATATTGGGGCTGGCAATGGTACAGCAAAAAAGCAGGGATGCAACCTTATATCAAAGGCAAATCAATAGTAAAAGCAAAGGAATATTTTGTTATTCCAGTTAAATTAACCGCCAAAGCAGATGTTAATTTAACTAATTTAATTCAAGTAGATGAGGTAACTATA
This region includes:
- a CDS encoding ArnT family glycosyltransferase, whose protein sequence is MWLIATSLNINKAFHIDDIFHLEAAQWMEQHPFTPMSGKILWQNNYVNISEGNLPPLYLSLIALVGHLFGYQEIPLHLFQSGFTFLAIYSFYRIAKITTPDSALLVTSFFVLNPAFLINQNLMVDLPLVSLILCFVYLLLKPNIQSEWTRYLGAAFVFSLAIFIKYSALPFLIILIVHPLLLRKSKYVVTAAIPILSLTAWSAWNVHEFGALHLNRPIYSFTFLRSFLQTTALLLALGAIMPFTIIYGEAFLNKYRRAFLFLIYSGVGLFITTILFTYLDLLGENNARRILWVLFFTNGFSFLYFIWDSCSFTNFLLKNPYKANPAQVILYLWVISGSTFIILFAPAIATRHILLVLAPLILLATPLLTYSTTKFKIAALVFSGSLSLFLGISDWLMADIYRTQANELKSKISPKAITWTVGYWGWQWYSKKAGMQPYIKGKSIVKAKEYFVIPVKLTAKADVNLTNLIQVDEVTIPSNFITFFSGSNIPGMYSSDYANPPWKLAKKPIETFRIYQVKKAFR